A window of Rattus norvegicus strain BN/NHsdMcwi chromosome 14, GRCr8, whole genome shotgun sequence contains these coding sequences:
- the Mtif2 gene encoding translation initiation factor IF-2, mitochondrial isoform X2 yields MNQKLLKLEKLLRFHTICRQLHSLSQRRLLAWWKHGSAPASPVWADWLCARPWPTDVLTGSALHQHRLLVTKKEKRPPRSQLSPIKTKKEVEVWVGMTVEELARAMAKDTDCVYEALLNTAIDIDSLEANSHLDEVWIKEVIKKAGMKLKWSKLKLERIRENKDAVRRPGADPALLKPRSPVVTIMGHVDHGKTTLLDKLRETQVAAMEVGGITQHIGAFLVSLPSGEKITFLDTPGHAAFSAMRARGAQVTDIVVLVVAADDGVMKQTVESIQHAKDAGVPIILAINKCDKTDADPEKVKKELLAYDVVCEEYGGDVQAVHVSALTGKNLMALAEATIALAEMLELKADPTGPVEGTVIESFTDKGRGPVTTAIIQRGTLKKGSILVAGKSWAKVRLMFDENGKTVNEAYPSMPVGIIGWRDLPSAGDEILEVQSEFSL; encoded by the exons ATGAACCAGAAGCTACTGAAGTTGGAAAAGTTGCTACGATTTCACACTATTTGTAGGCAATTGCACAGCCTGAGTCAAAGAAGATTGTTAGCATGGTGGAAGCATGGGTCTGCACCGGCTTCCCCAGTGTGGGCAGATTGGCTGTGTGCCCGGCCTTGGCCGACAGACGTGCTTACTGGTTCAGCTTTGCATCAGCACAGACTTCTTGTTACAAAGAAG GAAAAACGACCACCGAGATCTCAGTTGTCtccaataaaaactaaaaaagaggTAGAAGTATGGGTTGGAATGACTGTTGAAGAACTAGCCAGAGCAATGGCAAAAGACACAG ATTGTGTATATGAAGCTTTATTGAACACCGCCATTGACATAGACTCACTAGAAGCAAACTCACATTTAGACGAAGTCTGGATCAAAGAAGTTATAAAGAAGGCAGGAATGAAGCTGAAATGGAGCAAATTAAAACTGGAGAGAATAAGAGAAAATAAGGATGCTGTGAGAAG GCCTGGGGCAGATCCAGCTTTACTAAAGCCAAGGTCCCCAGTTGTTACTATAATGGGTCATGTTGATCATGGGAAAACGACCTTACTTGACAAACTTCGGGAAACTCAAGTGGCAGCGATGGAAGTTGGAGGCATTACTCAACATATTGGTGCTTTTCTTG TCTCTCTGCCTTCTGGAGAAAAGATAACCTTTCTTGATACTCCGGGACATGCTGCTTTCTCAGCAATGAGAGCTAGAGGAGCTCAGGTCACTGACATTGTTGTGTTGGTTGTAGCTGCAGATGATGGGGTAATGAAACAAACTGTGGAATCCATTCAGCACGCCAAGGATGCAGGAG TTCCTATTATCCTTGCAATAAATAAATGTGACAAGACAGATGCTGATCCTGAAAAGGTGAAAAAAGAGCTCCTGGCTTATGATGTGGTGTGTGAAGAGTATGGTGGTGATGTTCAAGCAGTGCACGTCTCTGCACTAACA GGAAAGAACCTGATGGCTTTGGCAGAAGCAACAATTGCTCTCGCAGAAATGTTGGAACTGAAAGCAGATCCCACAGGCCCAGTGGAAGGAACAGTAATAGAGTCTTTCACAGACAAAGGAAGAGG TCCTGTTACAACAGCTATAATTCAAAGAGGAACTCTGAAAAAAGGCTCAATTCTAGTTGCTGGGAAGAGTTGGGCAAAAGTTCGACTAATGtttgatgaaaatggaaaaacagTTAATGAGGCCTATCCTAGCATGCCAGTGGGAATCATAGGCTGGAGAGACCTCCCTTCTGCAGGAGATGAAATTCTTGAAGTACAGTCTGAG TTTTCCCTGTAA